CATTCAGCTGACCGTGTTTAGATCCCTTGTCAAACCCAGACTGGTAGAAACAGCACTTCACGAGGACAAAGTCCTTGGACACAGTCCAGGTATGAGGACATAGATCTTGCAACTTGCCTTGAACTGTGAACACCTCTTCCAGCTTCACCTTATTGTCTCGTACAAGGCCCCTACtctaagaaaaatggaaaaacagctGAGTCTCCAAAGATTTTAATACTGGGATACTGAGGTACATCTCACTGTCCAACTTGAGCTGAATATCCTTGCTTGCcctgctgaaaacaaacatgttCCAAGCTGAATGTTGCACTAAGCTTCAACCTGGCACTGCAGAGTCTACAACGGGGGAGGGAAAGACCCCAAAAGATCATGCAAGGCAAAGCCCTCTGCATAGCCTGAGTGCATGGAACCAAAGACCCTCATACCTTTTAGTTTcactttgctttcctgcttgTTCACGCCAGAATCATCACTGAACTGgtcatcatcatcttcctcctcaTCTGGTGGGTGCAGAGAGATCACTGTGCCCTCAGAAAGAGTGATGCCAGGACCTACTACTACCTGCAAGTATGTGCAACATATCTTAATGAAGAAATACCCTGATTGCCCCCATGTATCTCCACCAGCACAGACAACGGCTGCTCCAGGCAAGCTGTATACTAACAAGTATAATTGAAAAGATCAGCACTGCTCGATCACATATCACACTACcctagccaaaaaaaaataagataaaggTGGGAGCAGTAGAATATCCCCCACCTCTGCACAAAGGCTTGGAGTAGCCTTGGCATGCTGGTATTCTGGTATGGTCTAGTGTAAGCCTAGTAACCTGCcaagacagacaaaaagcagaacagacatAAATACAGCTCACCTGAGAAGAGAGGACACAGCGGGGCTTTAGCTTTACTTTCTCCTTCACTTCAGCTTCATCACAGATAACAGAATGGCAGATCTCCACGTTATCTGCTATGTGTACTCTGTCCCAGAGAGAAGCTCCATCCAAAATGACTTTATCACCTGTTATGCATCACCAAGCACAAATACGTTGAGCAAGGGAGTGTGTTGCTCTCCCACACTGCTGAGTCCACTAGAAAGCATCTTGCTGAATCCCAGTGCCCTTGATGCATGACGGATGTTAGATGAAAGGTAAAAATTGGCCTTAGAGGCCTACAGCTACTTCTTACCCAAAGCTAAAAGACAGGTTTGATCTCTACAAAGATTTAACAAGCTGACAGTAACAACTGACTTCTTGGTTTTGCATAAATACAGccaaatcacaaaaaaattccAGCCAAGACTAGCAAGGAGTACCAGGCAGTTCACAAAAACAGAGACAGATGTCCCTTATTTGCAGGATGTTGGTAGGTAATAACGCTAGATCAGTAAAAGTCATGCATTCTCTACTATCAAAACAACTTACTTGCATGAAGTACCTTCCACCTCTCATCATCATTATGGTACCCTGAAAACTATTTcctctgctggaaaagcaaacttttctcctttcttcccattAGAAGTCAATCAATACCCACTTACCATCCTCTCTCAGAGCCAAATGCACATTAAAAACTAAATCCCAACAACTTGCACCCTTGCCTGGCAAGGCCTACATGCCCCCCCATTCTTTTACTCACCTATCCTACAGTTCTGCCCAATAATGCTGTTTGTTATAGAGCAGTTGCTGCCAATGACCGTTCCCTGCCCAATGAGTACGTTCTCTTGCAGCACACTGCCATGGCCAAGGCTAACATCCACCCCTCGGTAAATGTTGTGTTTAGAATGGGTGTAACTCTGATTCTTGTCATCAGTGAAGTTCATCTCTGGAGTCAAAGGATAAACCCAGCGCCGGATGATGTCAGAGCACACAGCTTCGTACATTAGCAGATTGCATATATGAGCACCGTACTCTTCTGTCGTTACGTGCATATGGATCTGATTCCCCAGGAcctgagagagagggaggagcATGTCAGAAGATTCTCTAATGCAAGGCAACAGGATCTCCCTTCTAACAACCCTCTCCTTACCTCCTCATTGACCAACAGACCACGCACAAAGTCATCTCGCGTCTGGTAGTCAAAATTGTCTGTGAACAGCTCAGCCACCTGCCAGGAACAGAACATAAGGAAATAATACAGTTAGCAGAAAATATTGCCAGAGAGGCCAGACAATTAATGGCTGTTCAGTGGTTCTCAGAGAGCAGTGTTATATAGCACAGGAAAGTGATGTTCTTGCCTTGAATAAAGCTTTGAATCCTTCTGCTAGGAGTGTTGACCTTCCCATCTCCTACTCCTAGCGGAGACTATGAACAgattctgattttcagaaggGGACAAACATTGCTTTAACATTTCCAAGCAATCTGCCCAGCCTCACTTTGTAGTTTCACGCTCAAAGGAAGGCTGTAGACCAGCTTTTTCAGACGTGGAAGAGGTATTAGCAAGCCTAGGCTGGAATAACCCTGAATGTTACCCTAACATGGTACCAGCTTGCATTCTGACATTTTTCCATAGCACAGCCTTCACCTCTGCTCCACAGATGTAAATATACTCAAAGTGAAAGCACTTATTTTCCAGAATAGTTTCATCCTGCGCCAAATCAGCCAGTCTACTGATGCATCCACTGTCTAGTTCTGCCTGGGCTCGAGCAAGGGATGCCAGATACAGACTGAGCACCCATACAGCCCACGGAGGAGTGCCACATGATCACTCAGGCTCTCAGCTCAATCACTGAGAAAAGCTGAGAGTTCTGGTTCCCAAACTTACTACACTCAGGCCACCTGCATCCCCTGCACAAGCAGGACAAAGGAAGCAATGCAGATTGACTTTTGGACCCTCAGAAGGGTAGAGCTCACCTGCGGAGAGCAGATACTGATATGACAATCCAGCAAGTCATGGCGCACCTCAACATTCTCAATAGAGTTCTGGAACAgactctgaaagagaaaaaaattccagtgaTTTGAGTGCCTCATACAGTACCAAACCCCAAATGCCTTCTATAAGCCAGGGCAGTATTGGTTGAATAATTAAACTAGCTTAAGTTCTGAAGATCAGAGAAATCTACAATCTACAGAGATACAAGCTTAGCAGGCACAGCCTGGTCACATACAGAGTCAGTCAGCAAAGATTGCCCTCATCCTTACACAGTGCAGCTCTCCAAGATACAGCTTGTACTTTGAACAATCACTTTTCCTCCAGGAGGCTCCTTACCTTAGTCACTGGGTGCTACAAGTGTGCAAAGAACATTGATATATCAAAACGCAATAGTCGCAGCTTCCATATGCCCTGTAGGTTTTTACAGCTgtgggttgttgttgttgtttggtttgttttttcctttttggcttCCTACAGTgatctgtgttttcatttgaaggtaaaaaataatctactgaTTACTGATTTGGGGCTGAAAATGCCATATAATCACAGTCTTAGTTTtgagctgaaaaaagaaaaacatccatCTATCTCACTGGAGAAAGTGCCTCCACAGACATTTACAGAGCATTTTCTACATTATTAGGTGTTTACAGGCAGAGGTAATAGGAGGTACTACCCCTTCCACCTGCTGTTATTCCACCCTCCGTGACAGGCTCAGTGCCACTTCAAAATGGTTTGTGTACAATAGTGGTATATGCATCCCAATTTGGGAACCACTGTGATAGCACAAATCATTCAACTCCCGTTTCACATGGAGAAAAGGAatcaaacaaatgcaaaacctgAATTGTGAGAAATATGTCTGCCCCATCTTCAAATTGTGAAACAAGTCCCGAATGTGTGCATCCCAACACAATTTCACCAAGCCTCAAATAAAAGTTAAAGGTAAAAGGCCAGTTTACGAAGAGTTAACTTCCTACCACCTGCTcccccaaaagcagcagcaagcacagctcCCTGGCCTTCACTCAAGGAGGACCTCCTCCTTGGGATGGGCTGCTTCACTACCACAGCCCTTTTCCACCTGTCAAGTTCCAGACGCACCATAGGAAAGTGGAATCGTTTCAGCCCCTGGGTTCTCTGGTAGTGAAGGACACGGCTTGTGGCACTGTCCATGGCAATTACAATGTCATCCTCTTTGCACCTGGCATGGTGACCAGGTGAAGACTCCTTGAATATCATCGTCATCACAGAAACATTCTTTTCCATCTTACGACGCAACCTGAAAAAGAAGGGCAGAAGTTTAAAAATGACTCTTCAGAGAGTTAAGAGCCCAGAGTCTCAGCACACCAGGCAAGCATACACTCTTTCAACACCTACTTGTGCTCTTCCAGGGCTTTGGATATATTGAAATTGGACACCACATCTCCAGTGACAAGAATGAAGTCTGAACGAACAAGGGACTTGGCATCAACGTCTCGTAGCACATCACCAAGGGAGCGGTACAGGTCAGAAGTCACAAAGCGCACCGTGTTGGGAGAGGTGTGGCGGCACCACTTGGATTttctgggaggagaaaaacacaTCAGGAAGGCATAAAGAGGCTATTCTATAGAGAACACACTAGGACACAGTGCCCCAGTGCATGCCACATCTGTAAATCCATGCAAGGAGAATCCTGTTACAGTGAGCCCACTATTGATAGGCTTAGGCATGCTCATTTGCACACAGCGGATAAACTGAAGAGGTTTAGACTTTGTGACCATAGCTTACGGAAACCTAGGGAAACCCAATTCTACTGTGAGCCAAGTTttgacaaaggaaaaggaaaagttacaCAGaacccaaacttttttttttccttggaaagcaGTGCCTCAGtatcctggttttggctgggactGAGTTAATTTTcgcagcaagcagctgtgtggtgcttggttgccagccacggttaaaccacaacactcaGGCAGGGAAAAGACTGCACATTTCTCTTTAGCTTGCAAACCTGCAGCATGCAGAGGCAAAGGTGCAGAGAGAGCTGTTTCCATACGCTCCTGCATTGCACACCAAGACATGGCATAATGCAAAGGGCAAGTACTCTAATTTACATGGCTACCCACAGGAAACCCCTGCTTTTAGACAAGAAAAGTTAAATGCCAATATAAACGAAGTCCCAAATCACTCAACCCTTTTAATACACTCAACAACCACACTCCTTCACAGGAGGAATAGTCTTTTTTGACATATACTGAGACAATTGTTGAAAGGGAATCTCTTGCACAGAGTTTTCATAAGGATCACTGAGACCTTTGAGGCTTGTTGGAGGACAGTAGAATCCTTTCCATGATAAAGCTAAAGAGAAGAAGAGATTCTTACTGTAAATGCTCTTTTATCTCAGCTGACTtccaacag
This genomic stretch from Falco biarmicus isolate bFalBia1 chromosome 13, bFalBia1.pri, whole genome shotgun sequence harbors:
- the EIF2B5 gene encoding translation initiation factor eIF-2B subunit epsilon; this encodes MAARGTARRGAGAGAARGTDPQEEPPPPLQAVLVADSFNRRFFPISKDRPRALLPMANVAMIDYTLEFLTATGVEETFVFCCWKSAEIKEHLQKSKWCRHTSPNTVRFVTSDLYRSLGDVLRDVDAKSLVRSDFILVTGDVVSNFNISKALEEHKLRRKMEKNVSVMTMIFKESSPGHHARCKEDDIVIAMDSATSRVLHYQRTQGLKRFHFPMSLFQNSIENVEVRHDLLDCHISICSPQVAELFTDNFDYQTRDDFVRGLLVNEEVLGNQIHMHVTTEEYGAHICNLLMYEAVCSDIIRRWVYPLTPEMNFTDDKNQSYTHSKHNIYRGVDVSLGHGSVLQENVLIGQGTVIGSNCSITNSIIGQNCRIGDKVILDGASLWDRVHIADNVEICHSVICDEAEVKEKVKLKPRCVLSSQVVVGPGITLSEGTVISLHPPDEEEDDDDQFSDDSGVNKQESKVKLKGYNKKDVGSEGRGYLWKANDKNEEDEEEQRQSLWGPTMHSEEESESDSDLSMGSEEPDSRAASPQLDDIKVFQNEVLGTLQRGEEENIACDNLVLEINSLKYAYNIGLKEMMQVLSKVILEFPLQQLDANLDSQNYFSALVPLLKNWTPLFKNYIKRASDHLNALFAIEEFFLEHESLCTSIAKVLMTFYQLEILEEDVILNWFSLRDTSDKGRQLRKNQRLQKFIQWLEEAEEESSDGDQD